Part of the Helicobacter bilis genome is shown below.
ACTTCTTCTACAAATCTATCTACAATGCTATCTTCACTCATCTTTGCTAAGACTTTGCCACCTTTTATAATATGCCCTATTTTATTGCCAAAGGCTATGGCAATATCTGCGTGTTTTGCTTCGCCAAGCGCATTTACCGCACAGCCCATAACACTTACTTGCAAGGGCGTTTTAATATGTGCTAGTCTTGTCTCTACTCGCTTAATGGCACTGACTAAATCCGCCTGTATCCGCCCACATGTAGGGCATGAAACAATGGTAATGCCCTCTTTTTGTCTGCCTGAATAGCGTAAAATGCTTTTTGCAAGTTTAATCTCTTCTTCTAACTCGCCTGTGATAGAGCAACGCATAGTATCGCCGATTCCTTGCATGAGAAGATTCCCTAATGCAATGGAGCTTTTAATCATAGAATGATATAGCGTGCCAGCCTCTGTAACGCCTAAGTGGAATGGATAAGGCACTAATGGACGCAAAAGCTCATAGGCTTCTATTGTGCGTGGTGCATCACTTGCTTTTAAGGATACTTTAATATTTGTAAAGCCAAAGTCTTCTAAAAGCTTGATATTATAAAGGGCAGATTCTACCATGCCCTTTGGTGTTGGTCCATATTTTTGCTCAAATTCTTTTTCTAAGCTGCCGCCATTTACGCCAATTCGTATAGGAATGTTTCGCATATTACATGCTTTTACCACTTCTTTTATCTTTTCTTTTGAGCCGATATTGCCCGGATTAATGCGTATGCAATCAACCGATTCAGCAGCAATTAATGCAAGTTTGTATTTAAAATGTATATCTGCGATAAGGGGCAAACTTGTCATGCCCTTTAGCGCTTTTAGTGCGTGTGCGTCCTCTTCTGTTAGCACGGCTAAACGCACAATGTCAGCTCCCGCTAGTTGCAATCTATCAAGTTGTGCTTTTGTCTCTTCAATATTATGGGTTTTGCTAAAAGTCATGCTTTGCACGCTAATTGGGGCATCACCACCTATTGCTACATTACCGACATGAATTTGCTTTGTGGGATAGCGAGGCTTTATTTTATCGCTTTGCATTGTAATCCTTTGTGTGAGTTTTAGAATCTAATAGCCCAAGATTCTAACATATTTTAATTGATTTTTCTATTACCACATAATGACAGATTATTTTTTATGGAATCTATTTTGCTTTGAAATTAGCATTTTGAATTAAGGTGTATCATGAGTATTTCTGCTTTATATCAAGATAAAGGTGAGCAATATGAGCGACTTGTTGCAAAATATTATCGCGATAGGGGCTATATTGTGTTTAAAAATAGCACAAAAGGAAAAACGGGTGATTGTGGATTAGACCTAATCGCTTTTAGTCAAAAGGAAGATGTAACACTTTTATTGCAGTGTAAAAATCAAGACTCTACAAAAACTGCCTATTATCTTAAAAAAGATGATGTAGCAAACTATATTAAAAAATTTGATGAACACAGAAAATACAATCTTACTTATCCAAAAGACCACTGCGTAAGAGGTGTATTTGTCATCGCTGCAAAATGCTTGGAAAAAGAGGCTTATATGTATATAAAAAATTATAAGCAAATGCCTATTGAGATTATGATACTTGCGATTGCAAGTGATGGAGAGTCTGTGTATCGAGTGAATACACAGGCAAAAAATAGTGATAAGGCAAA
Proteins encoded:
- the ispG gene encoding flavodoxin-dependent (E)-4-hydroxy-3-methylbut-2-enyl-diphosphate synthase, with the protein product MQSDKIKPRYPTKQIHVGNVAIGGDAPISVQSMTFSKTHNIEETKAQLDRLQLAGADIVRLAVLTEEDAHALKALKGMTSLPLIADIHFKYKLALIAAESVDCIRINPGNIGSKEKIKEVVKACNMRNIPIRIGVNGGSLEKEFEQKYGPTPKGMVESALYNIKLLEDFGFTNIKVSLKASDAPRTIEAYELLRPLVPYPFHLGVTEAGTLYHSMIKSSIALGNLLMQGIGDTMRCSITGELEEEIKLAKSILRYSGRQKEGITIVSCPTCGRIQADLVSAIKRVETRLAHIKTPLQVSVMGCAVNALGEAKHADIAIAFGNKIGHIIKGGKVLAKMSEDSIVDRFVEEVEILAAEREKEA
- a CDS encoding restriction endonuclease, producing the protein MSISALYQDKGEQYERLVAKYYRDRGYIVFKNSTKGKTGDCGLDLIAFSQKEDVTLLLQCKNQDSTKTAYYLKKDDVANYIKKFDEHRKYNLTYPKDHCVRGVFVIAAKCLEKEAYMYIKNYKQMPIEIMILAIASDGESVYRVNTQAKNSDKANSQ